A window of Caldisericia bacterium genomic DNA:
AGGAAGAAAATTAAAGGTTAAGCGGGCTTGTAGAGTCACTGGTGATGTGGATCTTATACTTGAGGTTGATAAGGCGAGATTGGATGAAGTGTTGGATGAGGTTGCTTCACTTGACGGGGTTAGGGAGACGAGGACTCACATTATCCTTGAAACCCTCTAACCAAGTAAAATTCTCAAATCATTAACTGCTTAACTAGTTTTAACAGTAATAGGAAGTTTAGTCAATTCTCTTAAAGGTGTG
This region includes:
- a CDS encoding Lrp/AsnC ligand binding domain-containing protein, which codes for GRKLKVKRACRVTGDVDLILEVDKARLDEVLDEVASLDGVRETRTHIILETL